One genomic segment of Helicobacter pylori NQ4053 includes these proteins:
- the queF gene encoding preQ(1) synthase, whose protein sequence is MTPELNLKSLGAKTPYIFEYNSQLLEAFPNPNPNLDPLITLECKEFTSLCPITSQPDFGVIFIRYIPKDKMVESKSLKLYLFSYRNHGSFHESCINTILLDLVKLLEPKYLEVYGDFASRGGIAIKPFVNYAIKEYQEFKEKRLLDAK, encoded by the coding sequence ATGACCCCTGAACTAAACCTCAAATCCTTAGGCGCTAAAACGCCCTATATTTTTGAATACAACAGCCAGCTATTAGAAGCTTTCCCTAACCCAAACCCCAATTTAGACCCCCTAATCACTTTAGAATGCAAGGAATTTACAAGCCTTTGCCCCATCACTTCCCAGCCGGATTTTGGCGTGATTTTTATCCGCTACATCCCTAAAGATAAAATGGTAGAAAGCAAGTCTCTAAAACTCTATTTATTCAGTTACAGAAACCATGGGAGTTTCCATGAGAGCTGCATCAATACGATACTGCTAGATTTAGTCAAATTGCTAGAGCCAAAGTATTTAGAAGTGTATGGGGATTTTGCCTCTAGGGGCGGGATTGCGATCAAGCCTTTTGTGAATTATGCGATCAAAGAATACCAGGAATTTAAAGAAAAACGCCTTTTGGATGCGAAATAA